The Rhipicephalus sanguineus isolate Rsan-2018 chromosome 7, BIME_Rsan_1.4, whole genome shotgun sequence genome includes a window with the following:
- the LOC125759276 gene encoding uncharacterized protein LOC125759276, which yields MIAGKGPSSPSSVSSPRPTPVATASATAMASASPTVTATVLATAMATAMDMATPSATATDMATTVPLWPPLCRRLFIMLLLVLLLLPTAMVMATAMVLATDTVSAMALPSATVTAMATASDTTVKLYSYHRYSTTTVGMKHRDKKERCLSTEFIEVNNFRKRQAEDVSGTRVKKRHSRLYQ from the exons ATGATTGCGGGGAAGG GACCCTCCTCGCCTTCTTCGGTGTCATCGCCGCGGCCTACGCCGGTGGCTACGGCCTCGGCCACGGCTATGGCGTCGGCCTCGCCTACGGTCACGGCTACGGTCTTGGCTACGGCTATGGCCACGGCTATGGACATGGCTACGCCCTCGGCCACGGCTACGGACATGGCCACCACGGTGCCATTGTGGCCACCTCTGTGCAGAAGACTGTTCATCATGCTCCTGCTCGTG CTGTTGCTGTTGCCCACGGCTATGGTCATGGCTACGGCCATGGTCTTGGCTACGGACACGGTCTCGGCTATGGCGTTGCCCTCGGCCACGGTTACGGCTATGGCCACGGCTTCGGACACTACGGTTAAACTCTATTCTTACCATAG GTACAGCACAACAACGGTAGGAATGAAACACAGAGACAAGAAAGAGCGCTGcctttcaactgaatttattgaag TCAACAATTTTCGCAAGAGGCAAGCGGAAGATGTATCTGGCACACGGGTCAAAAAGAGG